One Ranitomeya imitator isolate aRanImi1 chromosome 4, aRanImi1.pri, whole genome shotgun sequence genomic window, gtcctgattgtgatctattgtgagggagtttctggtagtgaggtgttagCCATGTCTTGGTATAGGAGGATGAGCATTAATGTTTCCCAACTAATCATCtataagcagctgaaaattagcataaaaaaacgcagcaaaaatactcagcaaaaagtcctgtgtgaacttacccaaaaaacgcaccaaaaaacgcacctaaattagcataaaaaaacgcagctaaaaagtcctgtgtgaacttaccctaagacaGATAGTCGAAACGCCTAGGTCCTGTCACCAGTACAAAAGTGTTgcatttatatttttgttcagtgtACAACTAATATATAGGTGTGCTATAAAAAGTATAGAGATAGATATAAAAGAGAGATAACCAGAAACCTGTTAAAACACTCACGATCATGAGGTATTAGATGGTATTTGTATGCACAACTACCATGCTTTGGCTCATCCTTGGAAATATGTTTTGCTTACAGTTAAAAGTGAAGATGAGGATGGAAGTCATGGCAAGGGAAGCGATGAAGCGAAAGAACTTAAAAGATCGAAAAGGCCGAGAACAATCCTCACCACCCAGCAGCGCAGAGCTTTTAAGGCTTCATTTGAGGTGTCTTCCAAGCCTTGCAGAAAGGTACCCAACTACCCGCTCATAAGAAACCATCTCTAGGCAAACTATAATAGTACATAGTTAGAGTTATATCTATATGGTCTCCGTTTTCCATCCTCTGTTTTTACAGAATTTCAGTATGGCGTATTAGTCTCCTAGGCAAAAGCAGCTTGGACTTTATTTAATGATTTACATAAGTATATAATGATACCTTTACTAGCAGATGCTGGTTTTTACAGTCAGGGTATTCAGCGTATTCTGCTCGCTCAGAGTACATTTGTACCTGACAACTGCGTGCAACTCTCTTTAGGTTATGGCCAGATGATGCAGTCATGGTATGGTGGCTGTACGATGGAAAAATGACTACACAATTGTGAAACTAAATTGTGCTGCATTTGGCTATGGTGGTGAGCTTCTGGCTCTTCCCTTACTCTACATGTTATGGAGAAAAGGATTGGGCTCCACATCTTAATCATTGAATTCCAATTTTACAATCAGCCTTTTGCCCCCCGGGCATAACATCCAGTCCCTTGCcccaagtgtataacatccagtccctCACCCCCGGGGTATAACATCCAGTCCCTCGCCCATGGGGTATAACATCCAGTCCCTTGCcccaagtgtataacatccagtccctCGCCTCCGGGGTTTAACATCCAGTCCCTCACCTCCGGGGTATAACATCCAGTCCCTCGCCCATGGGGTATAACATCCAGTCCCTTGCcccaagtgtataacatccagtccctCGCCTCCGGGGTATAACATCCAGTCCCTCGCCTCCGGGGTATAACATCCAGTCCCTCGCCCATGGGGTATAACATCCAGTCCCTCTCCCCAAGTGTATAATATCCAGTCCCTCGCcccaagtgtataacatccagtccctCTCCCCAAGTGTATAATATCCAGTCCCTCGCCCCGGGGTATAACATCCAGTCCCTCacacccagtgtataacatccagtccctcacccccagtgtataacatccagtccctCGCCTCCGGGGTATAGCATCCAGTCCCTCGCCCCCGGGGTATAACATCCagtccctcacccccagtgtataacatccagtccctTGCCTccgatgtataacatctgaccccatcaACCCCAGTGTATAACTACCAGCCCCTTacccatggtgtataacatccggccccgccACCCCTGTGTACAACTTTCAGCACCATTGTGACCGGTGTAAatccatccagccccattgcctccAGTGTATAACTTTGGCCCCCTCGCACTGctgtctgcctttactaacatgtgacagaatggctggttgtaaagagctcactgataccagcgcggtcctgtaataggggCCACCAGTGTAACAAGtctgttcatgacatttcttccttctAAATCTTCCCAATTACCTATGAGtgttattattgagaagtggaaggagccGCTGTaactcagccatgaagtggagaccccATAATGTTACCGAGTGGGGTCACCCAGTGCTGAGgagtgctgactccataactgtctAAACCTTCTTCAGCAAAGAGAAATCTCAATCAGTTCatcataaaaaaaaacattgtgggcaataataaataaataataataataattgtatttaaatagcgccaacatatttcgcaccGCTTAAACAATCGTCACTTCCTTCTTTGTAGGAACAGTTCGGCGAAGGCCTTTTTCCGACTGTGCCCAGTCCACAAACAGGTCCACAAACATATGGTTGAGTAAGAGCACTGTGGGAAAACATGACCGGACGCACAGAGCCCcgacctcaaccccatccaacatCTATGGGATAaactagaatggagattgtgagcctggccctctccccaacatcagtgtctgacctcacaaatgctctttgtCGTAGAGACAAATTGTAAAATCCAAAAAGATATCTCCGGAGAGGGAACATATCACCCTCACTTTGATTAATTATAACTGATGAATGGTTccaaaacctccattgaagtaggacctCTTGCTGTGAACCGGTAATTATGACAGGGGATCTGTTGAGAGGCAGCCACTAACTCTAGGATAGAGAGAGCATATAAGAAGAGGCGTTAGATGAACAataaaattacaatattttattagaaataatttAAAAGACAAACAATGTTAAAAAAGTGACAGGGTGATGAGCCAAAGAAAGTAAGTGGCACCACCAGATGGCAGGCGAGAGCAAGATGGCAAGATGTAATGCTACTAAACTACACAGTCAAAGATTGAAAATACACAAATAAGTACCAAAATAAATAAAACTTGCATCCAGAGACTAGAAAAAAAATCATATAGTATATTGACTATATTCCCATAACCCTCAACATTACGGCTAAAGTGCCTGTAATACACATTGAATAGAACACTGGAGCATAGATGTGAAAACCATAATATCGTACATTGATGTAATGAATGTAATAAGCATATTTTACCTCACCATGCGAAGGTGCCACCCCCCCTGACAATGGCACTTCGCTGAAACGCGCGTAGTGGAGTGGCACCATTGCATGGTGAGGTAAAATATGTTTATTGGTGTTGTGGTGGGATCTTCGCGATTCCCCCCGCTGTTatccctgacaaattggtggcagcggtgggatctgtgtgatctctCTAGTGTTCTCCCTGACACTCTTGTGGATGGTTGGACAAAAAATTCCAAGAGACACCTCCAATATCTTGTAGCAAGCCTTCCTATAAGAGTGGGAGCTGTGACAGCTGTAGACGTGCTGACCATGACTTCCTATGGATTTTGAATGAGAGCTCGTTACAGCTCCTGTGGGTGAAATGTGGACGGGGCACATATTGTGTATGCTTACTTGGTGTTTCTCCTTGCAGGTGAGGGAGACACTGGCAGCAGAGACCGGTCTGACCGTGCGTGTTGTTCAGGTTTGGTTCCAAAACCAGAGAGCCAAGGTACAGATACAGGTCTTTACAAACTCTCTTtatcattaaagggattgtctcctcAGAAACAACGCCATTTATACTACAGTTCCTTTGGCAATCGGCTGACTACTACATATCAGCCACAAACAGAATTACATGGTGGTCACTTAGATGAAAAGTTTGTAATACATGGAAAACTTGAGTCCACTTTCACGAGGGTCTCTTTTACTATGGGGACCTATGTGTATACGCACTAATAGGTTATATGGACAGCGGTTGTCTTCATACCTGCTCCACCACTGGTGCAGTGACGTTAACAGGCCCAAATACTCTTATCAATGGTGCCAGTCGCATATTCTAATTAATAAATAAGTATGCAAGCCTCGGACTTATGTCAAGGTACAATCTTCACATTCCCAGTGAACGCCAGTACTAGTTTATGTCTTCCACCACCACTTCGTGATCACTTCCCTCCTTGGGTTACTTTTCTTTCTATGCCCTGAAGCAAGAAAGAGAAAGCGAGAATAGCCCGTAATTAAGACGCTCCCTGGGGACCAATTATCACCAAAGGCATTTAGTTTACCTACATGATTTATTCTTTCAGAAATGCATATACAACCAATTATAATAACATCATCAACCTGACTCTGAGTTTCGCCTTATGGTTTCTTCTGGGGGTATGATCTCATTACCCCATTTCTACTTTAGATAATGACCTtgtggactttattagcccattGATTTTGATTATGACAGTGTGTTTACCCGGCTCTTACTTAATTtagtcatatatactgtagatgaaGAAAATAGCCCGGAGGCAGCAACAACAGGACCATGAACAGTTGGCATCACAGCGTCTGGGCTCTGCTTGTGGGAATCACGGAAGTAGTAGACAGAGTAATGACGACAGTGAAGGTTAGTTGACCCATGATGATGACATTTTATGCTAGCCTCTCTTTTCAGAGTCTAGGGTGCTCAGCGTGTATTGACCAGGTGGTGCTACTATGCCAGATAAATAATAGGCTATTAAACATAGAAATCATGTTGCCCATTGGAACCAGATTCTAACTTTTATTTGCGTTGCATTTCTGTTTGCATCCTTCAGATGGCAGCAGTGGCTTAGAAGGCGTAATGATGCCATATTCTAGGTTACAACAGCAGTCACTCCTCCAAATAGACCAGAGTCTCTACAACACAGATCTCTACCGGCAAAGTCTTACTCCTCCTCAACTGCCTGGTGACCATTTACATCCATACGGTAAGTAAAGCTACAGATGCTTTCAAATCACAATGTATATTACCTTGCGGAGACcgacatgtcaaggtgaggagacttttaagccttgcaatgcttctctgggaaatatgcaaattgtctcttcagagagaaagaggactatagaactctagcaccaccttttggaagtaccaattttttttttgtatctgcatactcgtactgacTTGAAAAATCATATTCCCATGTCAGTTTATCcatatattgaacatggtaaataaaagaaaaaaaaagagtaatATCACTTTTTTGTTGCAATTTCGTTGCCCTtggatttttttcctattttccggtacactatatggtaaaatcaatggtgtcattgaaaagtacaactcgtcccacaagccATCACGAGGCTATAAGgaggtaaacataaaaaaaaagttgtggctcttagAAAAATTGGAGTAaaaaatgaaatcccaaaagtggaaaatcccaaggtcatgaaaagGTTAGGCTGCCTTTTACACAGGAATCCAATAGGCGACATATATACCTGTGTGGTATACTTACTCTGCACTCACACCTGGCACTGATGATGAATGTAAACCAAAAGTGTGATAGGAATAGAGCctttgtaatagtatgcaggtactgagtgggtcaccacggaacagacagtccaacagttgaggggtttaataacaggaatcaggttctcctcgcagggaggaagcagtagaatgtaactaacaataaaacagtgtAAAAATGTGGGCGTCAAACAGTGTAAGAGAATTAAGCAGGATTCcttgagaaaaagaacacttatcagtctgatgaggacttgcttgaagggttgtcttctccaacgtaggcgccgagaaacggcGGCACTTCTCGTCTCTCAGTTGTCCGTGGGCTGATTAGTCTTTAGGAGCCCGCTGCCGGggttttcgggagttaatgtgatatgcacaggctctgagtctttagcttttacagcacagcctatcccgggaaaacgatggtcagtctattattaagtctctcaccaggacaggaatcaggggctctgcactgataccgtgggtaccaggggtcacagtctctgtactaataccgtgggtaccagggggtcacagactctgcacgggccaatgtctctgcacgggtctcaaagcgcctctctccagtcacagcagagtccactttcatgtactcacaagatgcagtctttctgggcaatctcctctgaccgggagctctctctctcccggagcgcagctgcgccctgctctgaccgctgctcatgctGCTTTGCTCCTTGCACGTGTGCCTTCCCCACTCTCAgcccagcttccttcctgtcccagtctctaagtctgccccctggggaacctctaGCACAgttcaatggttccaggcatagagccgagaaggtaaccgcccccggactcttcttgtgcttcacctccttacaccttAAAGAGATATTCAGGTTTAAATAATTCATTTTCTGATACATTTGTCTTTTTTAATAGATGCTGATAACGTTTTTCATGATATGGACAGTGATAGTCTCAATTATCTAAATGGATCTTtactgacgtcatctgatggaagCAACCTACAGGCCCGAGCAGGACCCATCGATCGTCTCTACTCCATGCAGAACTCTTATTTTGCCTCTTGACCACCGCATGTAATATGTAACTGTCACGGTCAGTTGCACATTTTCACCAAGGTGGTAATCATCCAATCTACATCCAAAATATCAGGACCTAAAAATCTCATCTATGGAGTTATGGATTGAGaaattcagatgaccccaaaggttATAAAATCCATAGTATCTACAGTACCTGTGTAATTCATAAGAATACATTCCTTCTTCTGACAGTTTTCTTTGGCATGCAACTGTTATTCCAAAGTTCTTGTGCACATTTCAATAACTATAAGACAATGAATGAGGAAAAGATGAAGATCTACGGCTGAAAATCGGGTTGAATAAAGTAAAGGTTGTGGTTGTCTGGAGTTGTATTTTTCCTAATTGAATATTTTAACAATTAAATTTCATCTGATTGATGGCAAATTACGAGACTATACTGGGCCGATTCAAGATTTTTTTGCTGCCAGAAGCGAAAATTGAAATAACATAATTAAGTATACTGACACCCCCCAATATACCATTTTAGCCCTCACACAACCctctatataccatatgagcccccacataactgTTCTATATTTAGAAtgagcccccatatacagtatgagccccccacatatacacctatatacattatcagcccccacatagcctacaatataaagtatgagccctcacatagaccCTGTATACAGTCTAAGCCCTCACATAACCTCcgtatatacagaatgagcccccacattgcccccatatacagtatgagcctctacatagtcccctatatacagtatcagcccCATATATCCCCTATATATTGTAAGAGCCCtcacataacctccctatatatatatatatatatatatatacaatattagCCTTAACATAGCctcttaaatacagtatgagcccccacatagcccctctgtAAGCAGGCACACATTCCATACACATTTACACGTTTaagaaaaacacatactcacctctggtCTTcccaaaaaatgggaagaaaataagtcagctcaccaatccctcaacagtgcaatgatgtccacgcacggagccgccttggtcaagggcgtagtccagagccagcaatgaaaaagaaaaaataatctccagcatggatcttctaaaaagtcaatttattggaaacactttaaaatgcaaacatttgcaaaaaagagatgggggtcccatgtggtcaacgccgacgcgtttcgaccatcagggacccccatctcttttttgcaaatgtttgcattttaaattgtttccaataaattgactttttagaagatccatgttggagattattttttctttttaacgcagacactgtcggcagtgatttgggctactttcacatcagtgatttttgccatTCATGGCAGATTCGGCGGTTTTTCTGCACCTGCGGATCACTTAAGGCAACacggcgttcggcctcattcattccctatgggacttgcggacatgtgcggcacttgcggttttgctgcaatccggcaaatgcggtacttgcagcagcgggaaaaaaaacactgctagcagtagtTTTTTGTCTCATcgtaagtgccgcacatgtccgcaagtagccatcactacctgtccctgcaccttgctagctcatccctaaccatccctccctgacctaaaactacactataaagctttagaaaaacaattacctgacatattcctatgataatgagggctccaggctatggtgTAAGTGCATTGTTTCCCTACGGAAGACTTCAGGAAGACGGCCGCcacaggcggcgcatgcgcagactgaGATCGCATCTGGACCAAGATCATAATCTCCACATGCGCCGCCTCCATTGGCCCACAGCTTCAGAAATATGGCCGCCATGAAAGGAATGCACTCCACTTAGCTCACCGCCAACATCAAgcccgcagcattgcaccgctgggacaccccctcctcccattcagggcccgctGCATTGTCCCACTGCAGACTTCCAGAGTAAGGGATTCGGCCTCCTGTGATCATACTGACAAGACAGACCATTACTACAGGACAAGGTATGTTATTACAGGACGGGGATGGGATTACTGGACTGGAAACGTTAATACAGGACAGGGGACGTTATTACAAGGCAGGGACATGTATATGTATCACAGATActgtgcacaggggggcacagtatacacacatatatacaccacacagtgctccacactgtataatggccccacacggctccgctccgtacacatgtggctcctcgcacacacacacagctccactccgtacacctcgcacacacccggctccactccgtacacctcgcacacacccggctccactccgtacacctcgcacacacccggctccactccgtacacctcgcacacacacggctccgctccatacacctcgcacacacacggcttcgctccatacacctcgcacacacacggctccgctccatacacctcgcacacacacggctccgctccatacacctcgcacacacacggctccactccatacacatacAACTCCGcactatacacctcatacacacctgtaCACCTCCGCttcgcacacctcgcacacacccggctccgctccatacacctcgcacacacccggctccactccgtacacctcgcacacacccggctccactccgtacacctcgcacacacccggctccgctccatacacctcgcacacacccggctccactccgtacacctcgcacacacccggctccactccgtacacctcgcacacacccggctccactccgtacacctcgcacacacccggctccattccgtacacctcgcacacacacggctccactccgtacacctcgcacacacacggctccgctccatacacctcgcacacacacggctccgctccatacacctcgcacacacacggctccactccatacacatacAACTCCGCACTATACACCTGTACACCTCCGCttcgcacacctcgcacacacccggctccgctccatacacctcgcacacacccggctccactccgtacacctcgcacacacccggctccactccgtacacctcgcacacacccggctccactccgtacacctcgcacacacccggctccactccgtacacctcgcacacacccgactccactccgtacacctcgcacacacccggctccactccgtacacctcgcacacacccggctccgctccatacacctcgcacacacacggctccgctccatacacctcgcacacacggctccgctccatacacctcgcacacacacggctccgctccatacacctcgcacacacacggctccactccatacacatacAACTCCGcactatacacctcatacacacctgtaCACCTCCGCttcgcacacctcgcacacacccggctccgctccatacacctcgcacacacccggctccactccgtacacctcgcacacacctggctccgctccatacacctcgcacacacacggctccgctccatacacatacaACTCTGcactgtacacctcatgcacacctgTACACCTCCGcttcgcacacctcgtacacacccggctctgctccgtacacctcctacacacccagctctgctccgtacacctcctacacacccggctctgctccgtacacctccggctccgctccgt contains:
- the LOC138677149 gene encoding LIM homeobox transcription factor 1-alpha-like, producing the protein MKTESTPSSCQEHSPFHGLDHKINEVCAGCGCAISDRFLLRVNDRSWHECCVKCAACLQTLSGTCYYRNRQLYCKEDYEKLFATKCNSCLKTVLPSEFIMRVLSHVYHVACFYCCECERRLERGDEFVLKEGQLLCRSDYEREREMLSAFSLTPAGSVKSEDEDGSHGKGSDEAKELKRSKRPRTILTTQQRRAFKASFEVSSKPCRKVRETLAAETGLTVRVVQVWFQNQRAKMKKIARRQQQQDHEQLASQRLGSACGNHGSSRQSNDDSEDGSSGLEGVMMPYSRLQQQSLLQIDQSLYNTDLYRQSLTPPQLPGDHLHPYDADNVFHDMDSDSLNYLNGSLLTSSDGSNLQARAGPIDRLYSMQNSYFAS